In Acomys russatus unplaced genomic scaffold, mAcoRus1.1, whole genome shotgun sequence, the following proteins share a genomic window:
- the LOC127186471 gene encoding LOW QUALITY PROTEIN: vomeronasal type-2 receptor 26-like (The sequence of the model RefSeq protein was modified relative to this genomic sequence to represent the inferred CDS: inserted 1 base in 1 codon), which produces MWLCTLLSLVFVCVSGSALPGPRAWLLPRQSPRFDRPGDVTVGGSFSIFHFSNGTMCDFSAPPAGLQASSVSNWGYRVAQSFVFAIEEINRSAHLLPNVTLGFSIRNSGDSVHGALHETMSFLTGQEDPIPNYVCQHGSPQAALVGDTRSSLSVSMARLLGLYKFPQISYSSSLPSLSDKIQFPSFLRTLTSDLISSRAVTQLIIHFQWSWVIVLANDDEFGQQASSLATEVLSPAGVCIEFHLYVPSDQSFGKIEETVQKMQKCTAKVVLIFLSNSNFESILYGLLGTNVSGHVWVSTDTLHMALALTVPGISQVLQGTFGLLYHSSRAIGFPEFLAQLRPSQTPEDMXIKKFWEFTFDCSWPQQNSTVTEGVHFCSGNESLKHKRHPFQELSKIDAAYTAVYSIAHVLHDVLSCGHQKRKCMDSQDFHPWQLLHALRKVHFKTPDGSEIMFDDNGDLVTTFDIFHGQKTPEGVFHLVNVGTIDPQASSENKMMVHLKEDLHVPTSNCSESCLPGFSQVSRPGAPHCCFDCSPCPEGHFADQRDMKRCLQCPKEQYSSHTRDRCLPRTEIFLAFEEPLGFILALVSIFLCGMAVLVLGVFLKHRDTPVVRANNRALSYLLLISLSLCALCALLFLGRPSVTTCLLRQTTFAVVFTVAVSSVLAKTVTVVLAFRVTRPGGRIRVCLSPGASSSVVLIASLIQVVLCAVWLATSPPFPHRDMVSEPQHIVIQCQEGSGTIFFCVLGYLGFLAGGTFSVAFLARALPDVFNETKYLTFSMLLFCSVWTAFLPLYHSAQGKSTVAVEIFSILASTAGLLGGIFIPKCYIILLKPEKNTPAWLKQGHQAQQCKQC; this is translated from the exons ATGTGGCTGTGTACCctcctttctcttgtctttgtctgtgtctctgggtCTGCCCTTCCTGGACCGAGAGCCTGGCTGTTGCCAAGGCAGAGCCCTCGCTTTGACCGTCCTGGAGATGTCACGGTGGGGGGCAGTTTCTCCATCTTTCACTTCTCTAATGGCACCATGTGTGATTTCAGTGCCCCACCGGCTGGGCTGCAGGCTTCAAG tgTCTCCAACTGGGGCTACAGGGTGGCCCAGAGTTTTGTGTTTGCCATTGAGGAGATTAATAGGAGTGCTCACTTGTTGCCCAATGTGACCCTGGGCTTCTCCATTCGAAACTCTGGGGACTCAGTGCATGGAGCCCTCCATGAAACGATGAGCTTTCTCACAGGGCAGGAGGATCCCATCCCCAACTACGTGTGTCAGCATGGCTCTCCTCAGGCCGCCTTGGTTGGGGACACACGGTCATCGCTGTCTGTGTCCATGGCCAGACTTCTGGGACTGTACAAGTTTCCTCAG ATCAGTTACTCATCTTCACTGCCCAGCCTGAGTGACAAGATCCAGTTCCCATCCTTCCTTAGGACGCTGACTAGTGACCTTATATCCTCCCGTGCAGTTACCCAGCTGATAATTCATTTCCAGTGGTCTTGGGTGATCGTTCTGGCCAATGATGATGAGTTTGGGCAGCAGGCCAGCTCTCTGGCCACTGAGGTGCTGAGCCCAGCTGGTGTGTGCATTGAGTTCCACCTCTATGTCCCTTCTGATCAGTCCTTTGGGAAGATTGAAGAGACTGTCCAGAAGATGCAGAAATGCACCGCCAAGGTTGTTCTGATTTTCTTAAGCAACTCGAATTTTGAGTCCATCTTGTACGGTTTACTGGGTACAAATGTCTCAGGCCATGTGTGGGTCAGCACGGACACTCTGCACATGGCTCTCGCTCTGACTGTTCCAGGCATTTCCCAGGTCTTGCAAGGCACATTTGGCCTTCTGTATCACAGCAGCAGGGCAATTGGCTTCCCTGAATTCCTTGCTCAGCTGCGCCCTAGCCAGACCCCTGAAGACA TTATAAAGAAGTTCTGGGAGTTCACCTTTGATTGTTCATGGCCTCAGCAGAACAGCACAGTGACAGAGGGAGTTCATTTCTGCTCCGGGAATGAGAGTCTGAAACACAAGCGGCATCCTTTCCAAGAACTGAGTAAAATCGATGCTGCCTACACAGCTGTCTACAGCATTGCCCATGTCCTGCATGATGTTTTATCCTGTGGGcaccagaaaaggaaatgtatGGACTCCCAGGACTTCCATCCCTGGCAG ctgCTTCATGCCCTCAGAAAGGTGCACTTCAAGACTCCTGATGGAAGTGAGATTATGTTTGATGACAATGGAGATTTGGTGACAACGTTTGACATTTTCCATGGGCAGAAGACCCCTGAGGGTGTATTCCATTTGGTCAACGTAGGCACGATAGACCCTCAGGCTTCTTCTGAGAACAAAATGATGGTCCATTTGAAGGAAGATCTCCAC GTGCCCACCTCAAACTGCAGTGAAAGCTGCCTTCCAGGGTTTAGCCAAGTTTCCCGTCCGGGAGCCCCCCACTGCTGTTTTGATTGCAGTCCCTGCCCCGAGGGACACTTTGCAGACCAAAGAG ACATGAAGAGATGTCTTCAGTGCCCCAAGGAGCAGTACTCAAGCCACACCAGAGACCGTTGCCTGCCCAGGACAGAGATCTTCCTGGCCTTTGAGGAACCTCTGGGATTCATACTGGCTCTGGTGTCAATCTTCCTGTGTGGTATGGCTGTCCTGGTCCTTGGAGTGTTCCTGAAGCACCGGGACACACCTGTGGTGAGGGCCAAcaacagagctctcagctacttactcctgatctctctttccctctgtgcccTGTGTGCCTTGCTGTTCCTAGGCCGACCCAGTGTCACCACATGCCTCCTCCGTCAGACCACCTTTGCCGTGGTGTTCACGGTGGCTGTCTCCTCTGTTCTGGCCAAGACTGTCACAGTGGTCCTGGCCTTCAGGGTCACCAGGCCAGGGGGCAGGATCCGGGTATGCCTGAGCCCTGGTGCTTCCTCCTCAGTGGTCCTCATTGCTTCCTTAATTCAGGTTGTTCTTTGTGCGGTCTGGTTGGCCACCTCCCCACCATTCCCACACAGGGATATGGTCTCGGAACCCCAACACATTGTCATCCAGTGCCAGGAGGGTTCTGGCAccatcttcttctgtgtgcttggcTACTTGGGTTTCCTGGCAGGGGGTaccttctctgtggcttttctggccaGGGCCCTGCCAGATGTCTTCAATGAGACTAAGTATCTCACCTTTAGCATGCTGCTGTTCTGCAGTGTCTGGACAGCCTTCCTGCCCCTGTACCACAGTGCCCAGGGCAAGTCCACTGTGGCTGTAGAGATCTTCTCCATCCTGGCTTCCACTGCTGGGCTTCTGGGTGGCATCTTTATCCCCAAGTGCTACATCATTTTGCTGAAGCCTGAGAAGAACACCCCTGCCTGGCTAAAGCAAGGCCACCAGGCACAGCAGTGTAAGCAGTGTTAG